The following DNA comes from candidate division KSB1 bacterium.
CCATTGGCTGACAAACTCAACACCCATTTGATTCTTTTTCGTGCACGCGATTGACCATACCTGGACGACAGCCAAAACGACAAACAACAGCCACCTTGGCGTTTTCATTCGATCACCTCAAATTCTTGGATAGTGAGCGTAAAAGGATGGGCATGATGCTGTTCAGGAGTTTCATGCTCGATAATGCCTGTCACCCGAACACGATCTTCCGGTCCTTTTACCATCGAGCGCAGGTTCTTGAGCTGCTCATTCTCCTGAAGAATAAATTTCTCGTCCGCTTCGCTCACCAAGAGAACCGTAGCCTCATCGGCTTGGTTTATGGTACCCACAACACTCACGGTTAGTTGTTTGGGAGTGAACCCCGCGTTCTTTACGGCAAGTTCAATCCCTTCAACTTCTATGGATTTCCCTTGCTTGTTTTCAAGCATTGCCACAGCTTTATCCACATTT
Coding sequences within:
- a CDS encoding heavy-metal-associated domain-containing protein, with the protein product MFSTLGLITTAQAQVEKADIRVDGLSCPFCAYGLEKKLKKIEGVGKVEINVDKAVAMLENKQGKSIEVEGIELAVKNAGFTPKQLTVSVVGTINQADEATVLLVSEADEKFILQENEQLKNLRSMVKGPEDRVRVTGIIEHETPEQHHAHPFTLTIQEFEVIE